The following are from one region of the Natronomonas marina genome:
- a CDS encoding DUF262 domain-containing protein: METKRIAEVVENINYSYLLPAIQREFVWETSDIVDLFDSLLRDYPIGALLQWNLSAEEAQAQPKYRFVTHYVDEPNFPQSLTTPTHRNPPHNSEDPLPSPVKLVLDGQQRLTALNIGLTGSFYERKHNHPRNKASSWVQKRLYLNLLSDPQTADSELGNKYDFSFRSEKSATANAYWYPVNRIMSISDNDDFYAERQEIEGEIQELVENHPEIENSDSLILNAQRNFEDLYRAVHKDEKLHFFTEDENDITRVRDVFVRINQGGVTPNRAEILLSLMTSSWQQEPPEINARDEVHSMVDELNGIIDGGNAPFATKHVQKVLLAINGNEIQYRFDNYTLDLLRNLKEIWLTDTFSNTMEQLAELLNSYYPTVTYILSPALYTPIAYYLYQNENPSLDSTSIKGRGRRRDILYYICAARLNGFTSQSSNQIAELVRDVIREEEETSEFPLERISDEVASSYGTSLRFTEEKLTTLFEELQYGKRDIEFLLQLSHYPDEPARGKDYDIDHIIPKSVLPEEADADRVGNLQLLIDKTNKMKSDDDFEDWMNSRTDDYKQTHHIPEGAKEMIFEEFVDAREQLIMEHILEHQPF; the protein is encoded by the coding sequence ATGGAAACCAAGCGGATCGCTGAGGTCGTGGAAAACATAAATTATTCTTATCTCTTACCCGCGATTCAGCGGGAGTTCGTCTGGGAAACGAGTGACATCGTGGATCTGTTTGATTCCCTGTTACGGGACTATCCAATCGGTGCGCTCCTTCAGTGGAACCTCTCGGCTGAGGAAGCACAGGCTCAGCCCAAATATCGCTTCGTCACCCATTACGTCGACGAACCGAATTTTCCCCAGTCACTCACAACACCGACCCATCGAAACCCCCCGCACAATTCTGAAGACCCACTCCCGTCACCGGTGAAACTAGTCCTCGACGGCCAGCAGCGACTGACCGCGCTCAATATCGGTCTGACCGGATCATTCTACGAGCGGAAACACAACCACCCTCGGAACAAGGCCAGTTCGTGGGTTCAGAAGCGACTCTATCTCAACCTCCTCTCGGACCCGCAGACAGCGGACTCGGAACTCGGCAATAAATACGACTTCTCCTTCCGCTCTGAGAAGTCCGCAACCGCGAATGCATACTGGTATCCAGTCAACCGAATCATGTCCATCTCTGACAACGACGATTTCTATGCAGAACGCCAGGAAATTGAGGGAGAGATCCAGGAGCTGGTCGAGAACCACCCCGAGATAGAGAATTCAGATAGTCTGATTCTCAACGCTCAGCGTAATTTCGAGGATCTCTATCGAGCGGTCCACAAGGACGAGAAGCTCCACTTCTTTACCGAAGACGAGAACGACATCACCCGTGTTCGCGACGTCTTCGTACGGATCAATCAGGGAGGGGTGACACCGAATCGTGCCGAAATCCTCCTGTCGTTGATGACTAGTAGCTGGCAACAGGAGCCGCCGGAAATCAACGCACGGGACGAGGTGCACTCGATGGTCGACGAACTGAACGGGATCATCGACGGTGGGAACGCTCCTTTTGCTACGAAGCACGTCCAGAAGGTACTGCTCGCAATCAACGGCAACGAGATCCAGTATCGGTTCGACAACTACACACTCGACTTGCTGCGGAATCTGAAGGAGATCTGGCTTACCGATACGTTCTCGAACACGATGGAACAACTCGCTGAGCTTCTGAACAGTTACTATCCGACGGTGACCTACATCCTCAGTCCCGCCCTCTACACACCTATCGCCTACTACCTCTACCAGAACGAGAATCCATCGCTCGATTCGACCTCTATAAAAGGACGCGGGCGACGTCGTGACATTCTCTACTATATCTGTGCGGCCCGACTCAACGGATTCACCAGCCAATCATCGAACCAGATCGCAGAACTCGTCCGGGATGTTATCCGAGAGGAAGAGGAGACCTCGGAATTCCCACTTGAGCGGATCAGTGATGAAGTGGCATCCAGTTACGGAACCTCCCTCCGTTTCACCGAAGAAAAGTTGACCACGCTTTTCGAGGAGCTCCAGTACGGGAAGCGCGACATCGAGTTCCTTCTGCAGCTGTCGCACTATCCCGATGAACCGGCACGGGGCAAAGACTACGATATCGACCACATTATCCCGAAGTCAGTCCTCCCGGAGGAGGCAGATGCCGACCGAGTGGGGAACCTCCAGCTGCTGATTGACAAGACGAACAAGATGAAATCCGATGACGACTTCGAGGACTGGATGAACTCCCGAACGGACGACTACAAGCAGACTCACCATATCCCAGAGGGCGCCAAGGAGATGATCTTTGAGGAATTCGTTGATGCTCGGGAGCAGCTCATTATGGAGCACATCCTCGAACACCAACCATTTTAA
- a CDS encoding MarR family transcriptional regulator, whose product MRFDADWMSRADDRILEHLSEEGPDTPKEMADSDRVRFSRQHINARCKTLVTYGLLVHLGNGVYDITSEGEQYLNGDLDARDLDAE is encoded by the coding sequence ATGCGCTTTGATGCGGACTGGATGTCTCGAGCTGATGATCGGATTCTAGAACATCTCTCTGAGGAGGGACCTGATACCCCGAAGGAAATGGCAGATAGCGACCGCGTTCGCTTTTCTCGCCAACACATCAACGCTCGGTGCAAAACACTCGTCACCTACGGACTTCTCGTCCACTTAGGCAACGGTGTCTACGATATCACCAGTGAGGGTGAACAGTACCTCAACGGCGATCTCGACGCACGAGACTTGGATGCAGAATAA
- a CDS encoding PAS domain S-box protein — translation MAAGILLGYYATGLQQRERELARSEARFRALTENSSLGVVTIDETSTIRYANDAVNELFGYEQSAIVGEPLTKLMPEELRESHQNGLAKYLSEGEQTFDWNGLEAHGLRADGEEFPIEISFGEYPIDGDHLFTGIIQDVSDRKVAEQQLRNHTSKVTQLHELATEITRADSTTAIRQHAADGAVKLFDADVAHLAVVEGDQLVPVTSSNPGSVDGYDPVPTSFGYAGESYQSNTVVRVDDLGETRGVTASPIRDGGVHPEPQVSNDPRALLSIPLGEYGVLQVFSFEANAFAERDEEVAEMLSTHVVTALERLSAEATIRRERDRLEEFAGILSHDLRNPLNVARGRLEFIDSTDNSEHFDAIERALDRMERLIKDMLTLARQGEAVGETETISLNTLAKQAWRNVDTDTATLKVETDLRLNADRSRLLQMFENLYRNAIDHGGEAVTIRVGSLENGDGFFIEDTGPGISTSDREDVFESGYTTNQDGTGFGLAIVSRIVEAHGWSIEVTDGTDGGARFEIRT, via the coding sequence ATGGCAGCAGGCATCCTCCTGGGCTACTACGCAACTGGTTTACAGCAGCGCGAACGGGAGCTGGCGCGGTCTGAGGCACGGTTCCGAGCATTGACGGAGAACTCGTCGTTGGGCGTCGTGACTATCGACGAGACGAGCACAATACGGTATGCGAACGACGCTGTCAACGAACTCTTCGGATATGAACAGTCAGCAATAGTTGGCGAACCACTAACGAAGCTAATGCCCGAGGAGTTGCGGGAATCGCATCAGAATGGGCTGGCCAAATATCTCTCAGAGGGGGAACAAACGTTCGACTGGAACGGACTCGAGGCACACGGCCTTCGCGCCGACGGAGAGGAATTCCCGATCGAGATTAGCTTCGGGGAGTATCCTATTGACGGGGATCATCTCTTTACGGGGATCATTCAGGACGTCTCAGATCGGAAAGTGGCAGAGCAACAACTCCGTAATCACACCTCGAAGGTGACACAGCTCCACGAGCTCGCTACCGAAATCACTAGAGCGGACTCGACGACAGCGATACGTCAACACGCTGCTGACGGCGCAGTCAAGTTATTCGATGCTGATGTCGCCCACCTCGCAGTAGTAGAAGGTGACCAACTGGTTCCGGTCACCAGTTCAAACCCTGGTAGTGTAGATGGTTATGACCCGGTACCAACCTCCTTCGGATACGCCGGGGAGAGTTACCAATCGAACACGGTTGTCCGGGTCGACGACCTCGGGGAGACTCGGGGAGTTACGGCGTCGCCAATCCGCGATGGTGGAGTACACCCCGAACCACAGGTCAGCAACGACCCTCGCGCATTGTTGAGTATTCCACTCGGAGAATATGGTGTACTACAGGTGTTTTCGTTTGAGGCGAACGCGTTCGCCGAGCGCGACGAGGAAGTCGCGGAGATGTTATCGACTCACGTCGTGACAGCTCTCGAGCGACTGTCCGCAGAGGCGACGATTCGGCGAGAGCGTGACCGGCTGGAGGAATTTGCCGGTATCCTTTCGCACGATCTCCGGAATCCGTTGAACGTCGCCCGAGGACGGCTCGAATTCATCGATAGCACCGATAACAGTGAACACTTCGACGCCATCGAGCGTGCGTTAGACCGTATGGAACGCCTCATCAAAGATATGCTCACACTCGCTCGACAGGGAGAAGCAGTCGGCGAGACAGAGACGATCTCCCTCAATACTCTTGCTAAACAGGCTTGGCGAAACGTTGATACGGACACTGCGACACTCAAAGTCGAGACGGATCTGCGTCTCAACGCTGATCGCAGTCGCCTCCTCCAAATGTTCGAGAACCTCTATCGAAACGCGATCGACCACGGCGGCGAGGCCGTCACGATTCGTGTTGGAAGCCTTGAGAATGGTGATGGCTTCTTTATCGAAGACACCGGACCAGGGATTTCGACATCCGATCGCGAAGATGTATTCGAGAGCGGGTACACAACAAACCAAGACGGTACGGGTTTCGGGCTCGCGATCGTCAGCCGAATTGTGGAGGCCCACGGTTGGTCGATCGAGGTCACCGATGGCACAGACGGGGGCGCTCGCTTCGAAATTCGGACGTGA
- a CDS encoding CPBP family intramembrane glutamic endopeptidase has product MATDSTFEEDVIYLWRTLRSIVLVLVFIFGAIITSLIVGYVGIVVLDQASPVAQQSETARFLASAAFSELGYAIFVSGLLYWKTDLLPAGLRFRRPTHRDARWILGGILVMIVTEYVLTSLFTFFNAPTAQNAAAIEATKHASLSMFGGLIVLSLLITGPCEEILFRGLIQGYLRRHFSAIGAILLASLFFASVHLFALQGSLSGIRNVLLSLFALSLILGFAYERTDSLFVPILIHGSYNAILFANLGLSNLY; this is encoded by the coding sequence ATGGCCACAGATAGTACATTCGAAGAGGACGTCATCTACCTCTGGCGAACGCTTCGCTCCATCGTCCTCGTACTCGTCTTCATCTTCGGCGCGATCATTACCAGTCTCATCGTCGGCTATGTGGGCATCGTCGTTCTCGATCAGGCCTCCCCAGTTGCCCAGCAGTCAGAGACGGCACGCTTCCTCGCCTCCGCCGCGTTTAGTGAACTCGGATATGCGATCTTTGTCAGTGGTCTCCTCTACTGGAAAACGGACCTCCTCCCCGCAGGCCTTCGCTTCCGTCGTCCGACCCACCGCGACGCCCGCTGGATACTCGGCGGCATTCTCGTGATGATTGTCACAGAATACGTACTCACGTCCCTCTTCACGTTTTTCAACGCTCCAACTGCACAGAACGCGGCTGCGATCGAGGCCACCAAACACGCCTCCCTTTCGATGTTCGGCGGGCTCATCGTCCTATCCCTTCTTATCACTGGACCCTGCGAGGAAATCCTGTTTCGCGGCCTCATTCAAGGGTATCTCCGCAGGCACTTCTCTGCCATCGGAGCAATACTCCTCGCCAGCCTCTTTTTCGCGAGCGTGCATCTCTTCGCCTTGCAGGGATCTTTGAGCGGCATCCGAAATGTCCTCCTCTCACTCTTTGCGCTATCACTCATCCTCGGCTTCGCCTACGAGCGTACCGACTCACTCTTCGTCCCGATCCTCATTCACGGTAGCTATAACGCTATCCTCTTCGCCAATCTCGGCCTCAGTAACCTCTACTAA
- a CDS encoding rhomboid family intramembrane serine protease, which produces MSRVMTFLSNKRLTLSFIVILLITYLLELLTIAQLGIETFEFWFLFTPGFDPTPAWILSLFAHGTVRHLGINIVGILVYGLVLERYVARKTYLGVYVLTGLLAGLIHTNLTDNIGAGASGAIMGVVGFYAIVYLALYRPNGWNDPLENVRYVLAILGPFVIGSQYAVDIYVNNGGYAHVSGGIIGILLGLVYARSQVESSISRTIEAARESPFRTALLVLILAETAVIVYLLIVIPENPATSTAVQAGATIILVLITIWYADHTRRSADLFRRELELETQRNHADTLQIRTDKWLEYFPSVRETDVPLFVDRDSMHAVPVSLRGDPYFEDLTTNHASDLRDSVDHIDNLYSEFLDIRDDFVNTLSIDVYPDMRQVDVLEENYAKWLFERVLLLERTGKDKEDLKSAVGDAFETSAEEEDEHFRLLGDTDQFRRRPIMLYHYKRSLANSRKEPYMFRMYARAPQMHIDDIESVSGYSDAVDAAELLDDIEMELGELEKKLIEYNEAPRFEGECGLILDIE; this is translated from the coding sequence ATGAGTCGTGTGATGACTTTCCTCTCAAATAAGAGGCTGACTCTCTCGTTCATAGTGATTCTCCTCATTACCTATCTACTAGAACTTCTCACCATCGCCCAGTTGGGAATAGAGACGTTCGAGTTCTGGTTTCTCTTTACTCCAGGATTCGATCCCACACCGGCATGGATACTCTCCTTGTTTGCTCACGGAACAGTCCGACACCTGGGCATCAATATCGTTGGGATTCTGGTATACGGACTGGTGCTGGAGCGATACGTAGCGCGGAAGACGTATCTTGGTGTCTACGTCTTAACTGGTCTCCTCGCAGGACTCATCCACACAAACCTGACTGACAACATCGGAGCTGGGGCGAGTGGTGCAATTATGGGAGTCGTCGGCTTCTATGCCATCGTGTATCTGGCGTTGTACCGGCCGAATGGGTGGAACGATCCATTGGAGAATGTCCGCTATGTCCTTGCCATCCTCGGGCCATTCGTAATTGGTTCACAGTACGCTGTTGACATCTACGTCAACAATGGTGGATATGCCCATGTCTCCGGTGGAATCATAGGAATTCTTCTGGGACTCGTCTACGCGAGGTCTCAGGTGGAGAGTTCTATCTCCAGAACAATCGAGGCAGCCAGAGAGTCTCCGTTCCGAACGGCGCTCTTGGTACTGATCTTGGCCGAGACAGCAGTGATAGTCTACCTCCTGATAGTGATTCCAGAGAACCCAGCAACCTCAACGGCAGTCCAAGCCGGAGCCACGATCATCCTGGTTCTCATCACGATCTGGTACGCAGACCACACGAGACGGAGCGCCGACCTCTTCCGACGTGAACTGGAATTGGAGACCCAACGGAACCATGCCGATACCCTCCAGATTCGTACTGACAAGTGGTTAGAATATTTCCCATCCGTTCGTGAGACTGATGTCCCGCTATTCGTAGATAGAGATTCGATGCACGCAGTTCCGGTGAGTCTCCGAGGGGATCCGTACTTCGAAGATCTCACAACGAATCACGCCTCAGACCTCCGAGACTCTGTAGATCATATAGACAACCTATACTCTGAATTTTTGGATATTCGCGATGATTTCGTGAATACCCTAAGTATCGACGTGTATCCTGATATGAGGCAGGTCGATGTTCTTGAGGAGAACTACGCCAAATGGCTGTTCGAGCGAGTGCTACTGTTGGAGCGGACGGGCAAGGACAAAGAGGATCTCAAATCAGCAGTCGGTGACGCCTTCGAAACCAGCGCAGAGGAGGAAGACGAACACTTCCGATTGCTTGGAGATACTGACCAATTTCGGAGGAGACCGATCATGCTCTATCACTACAAGCGGTCCCTTGCGAACAGCCGAAAGGAACCGTACATGTTCCGTATGTACGCCAGAGCTCCGCAGATGCATATTGACGATATTGAGTCGGTATCAGGATACTCTGATGCAGTCGACGCTGCTGAACTGCTTGACGACATCGAGATGGAACTCGGGGAGTTAGAAAAGAAACTGATTGAGTATAATGAAGCTCCCAGGTTCGAGGGTGAGTGCGGTCTGATACTGGACATCGAATAG